One window of Macrococcus sp. 19Msa1099 genomic DNA carries:
- a CDS encoding uroporphyrinogen-III synthase has product MKPVVLNTGSRNETYKGLTVLHKPLIKICALPLDETIRAQYDWLIFTSKNAVTLFFEMYPYIKYKQVAAIGTKTEEALSNLNIKVDYVPSRFQQEYFLEDMDTRFQDKTVCLPISKKARPLMFETLKNIATVDKIELYEPQPHLDNVMCVHQMIRSRTIDWILFLSPSSVHAYFQHFSLSEDIRVMAIGQVTSEALQKYNVSHVISEQETLYAMYETIKKLN; this is encoded by the coding sequence ATGAAGCCGGTTGTATTGAACACAGGAAGTCGTAATGAAACATATAAAGGATTGACAGTACTGCATAAACCATTGATTAAAATTTGTGCGCTGCCTTTAGATGAAACGATCCGTGCACAATATGACTGGCTTATTTTTACGAGTAAAAATGCGGTTACTTTATTCTTTGAAATGTATCCATATATAAAATATAAACAAGTTGCAGCGATAGGGACGAAAACAGAAGAGGCTCTTTCCAATCTGAATATTAAGGTAGATTATGTTCCGAGTCGCTTTCAGCAGGAATATTTCTTAGAAGATATGGACACGCGCTTTCAAGATAAAACAGTTTGTCTACCCATTTCAAAAAAAGCAAGGCCCTTGATGTTTGAAACTTTGAAAAATATCGCTACTGTCGATAAAATAGAATTATATGAACCACAGCCGCATCTTGATAATGTCATGTGTGTTCATCAGATGATTCGTAGCAGAACTATCGACTGGATATTGTTTTTAAGTCCATCATCTGTTCATGCATATTTTCAGCACTTTTCTTTATCGGAAGATATACGTGTTATGGCGATTGGACAAGTTACGAGTGAAGCGTTACAAAAGTACAATGTGTCCCACGTAATTAGTGAGCAAGAAACATTGTACGCTATGTATGAAACAATTAAAAAATTAAATTAA
- the hemC gene encoding hydroxymethylbilane synthase, giving the protein MRKIIVGSRRSKLALTQSQQFIDQLKRKHPNLEIEIKEIVTKGDQIVNVQLSKVGGKGLFVKEIEQALYDGTIDFAIHSLKDVPSVLPEGLTLGCIPVREDARDAYIAKNHIPLHELKPGSIVGTSSLRRGAQLLDQYPHLEIKWIRGNIDTRLAKLRDEDYDAIILAAAGLNRMGWDKSIVTEYLNPELMLPAIGQGALGIECRSDDAEVLALLKSVHDEETEICTEAERTFLRLMDGSCQVPIAGHATMVGESIEFTGLIMSPDGKEKYKVTHSGSNPVEIGTQVAKAMEQNGAKAIIETLNQDV; this is encoded by the coding sequence ATGAGAAAAATTATTGTGGGTTCAAGAAGAAGTAAACTAGCACTGACACAAAGTCAGCAATTTATTGATCAGTTAAAGCGCAAGCATCCGAATCTTGAAATAGAGATTAAGGAGATTGTGACTAAAGGAGATCAGATTGTGAATGTTCAGCTCTCTAAAGTTGGAGGTAAAGGTTTGTTCGTTAAAGAAATTGAACAGGCACTTTATGATGGTACAATCGATTTTGCGATTCATTCACTGAAAGATGTTCCAAGTGTGTTACCTGAAGGGTTAACACTAGGCTGTATTCCAGTACGAGAAGATGCGCGTGATGCATATATTGCAAAGAACCATATTCCGTTACATGAATTAAAGCCGGGAAGTATTGTAGGGACATCTTCTTTAAGACGTGGTGCCCAATTGTTAGATCAATATCCACATCTAGAAATTAAATGGATAAGAGGCAATATTGATACACGCCTTGCAAAACTTCGTGATGAAGACTATGATGCAATTATTTTAGCTGCAGCAGGACTTAACCGAATGGGATGGGATAAGTCGATTGTTACTGAATATCTAAATCCTGAACTGATGTTACCTGCGATTGGCCAAGGTGCATTAGGTATTGAATGCAGAAGTGATGATGCAGAAGTTTTAGCATTATTAAAATCAGTGCATGATGAAGAGACTGAAATCTGCACAGAAGCTGAAAGAACATTCTTGAGATTGATGGATGGTAGTTGCCAAGTACCAATTGCAGGTCATGCAACGATGGTTGGCGAGTCAATTGAATTTACAGGTCTTATCATGAGTCCAGACGGGAAAGAAAAATACAAAGTTACACATAGTGGCAGTAATCCGGTAGAAATCGGTACCCAGGTGGCAAAAGCGATGGAACAAAACGGAGCAAAAGCAATTATTGAAACTTTGAATCAAGACGTATAA
- the hemB gene encoding porphobilinogen synthase — MNFDRHRRLRSSVNMRNMVRETALHKRDLIYPIFVIEKDDVKKEISSMPGIYQLSLNIMDEEVHEAYKLGIRAVILFGIPNRKDACGTGAYDDEGIIQKATRKVKSLYPDMLVLADTCLCEYTDHGHCGVLDEHTHDVINDETLPLLVQTAVSQAKAGADIIAPSNMMDGFVTEIRKGLDEAGFVNVPIMSYGIKYASAFYGPFRDAAESAPSHGDRKSYQMDPANRLEAMLELESDLKEGCDMMIVKPALSYLDIIRDVRNNSNVPIVAYNVSGEYSMTKAASMNGWVDEERIVMEQMLSMKRAGADMIITYFAKDICKYLDEGEY, encoded by the coding sequence ATGAATTTTGATCGTCACAGAAGATTAAGAAGCTCAGTCAATATGCGTAATATGGTTAGAGAAACAGCGTTACATAAACGTGACCTTATTTATCCGATATTTGTAATAGAAAAAGATGATGTAAAGAAAGAAATCTCGTCTATGCCAGGTATCTATCAACTGAGCCTTAATATTATGGATGAAGAAGTGCACGAAGCATACAAGCTCGGAATCCGCGCTGTTATTCTGTTTGGTATTCCTAACCGTAAGGATGCATGCGGAACAGGTGCTTATGATGATGAAGGAATCATTCAAAAAGCAACCCGTAAGGTAAAATCTCTATATCCAGATATGCTTGTACTTGCTGATACATGTCTATGTGAATACACAGATCATGGTCATTGTGGTGTATTAGATGAACATACACATGATGTCATCAATGATGAAACGCTACCATTACTCGTTCAAACTGCAGTTTCTCAAGCAAAAGCGGGTGCCGATATTATTGCACCAAGCAACATGATGGATGGCTTTGTTACAGAAATACGTAAAGGATTAGATGAGGCAGGTTTTGTTAATGTCCCAATTATGAGTTATGGTATTAAGTACGCTTCAGCATTCTATGGACCTTTCCGTGATGCAGCAGAAAGTGCACCGAGTCATGGTGACCGTAAGAGCTATCAAATGGATCCGGCGAATCGTCTTGAAGCAATGCTTGAACTTGAAAGTGATTTAAAAGAAGGCTGCGATATGATGATCGTTAAGCCCGCACTATCTTATTTAGATATTATTCGTGATGTGCGTAACAACTCAAATGTACCGATTGTAGCATATAATGTTAGTGGTGAATATTCAATGACAAAAGCAGCTAGTATGAATGGCTGGGTTGATGAAGAGCGTATCGTAATGGAACAGATGCTTTCTATGAAGCGTGCAGGTGCAGATATGATTATAACGTACTTTGCAAAAGACATTTGTAAATACTTAGACGAAGGAGAATACTAA